A part of Brassica rapa cultivar Chiifu-401-42 chromosome A05, CAAS_Brap_v3.01, whole genome shotgun sequence genomic DNA contains:
- the LOC117134264 gene encoding uncharacterized protein LOC117134264: MSSHCMVIPGEWSSADGRWNFIIDKDKMSRIVPVRPDMNLSELKTNVTKEFFTETEIGAPPVLSYWPPNTKELVTGVTTPPVIMTNDGALAYFFLHLEAHRTMNMFVTFEAIAVTQQRSQVAENPLPFTTPNQPIKSNLNPFRPPSTASSKIPSFSLFEDDDLIADTPTYHPLVNNTPPHFGGTSLDDPGPPKKHRFSLNDETLSCGDEMLEQMFKEDPDNIPDSWLEVEDEDTPSESSQPPDTDGVPPAAYDHDFWDPLLDEHLGASDVAEVMAGIQVPKTAPHIIHCTTGNAFDHTVLLSGEETTDWKKDLNFHGVHQRERPHGQSSSKSTSTPHSDGSTRTPYSMYTDRPQQSTPIPPVRETRPLSEISDEEFDVPPLFDDISYEADDVPDLNFDDPDEEPTVGKLYASKQDCQIALAIYAIKERFHFRQTRTTRHSFVLSCHDTHCDWRILAQELTTCGYYTIKKANLVHICPFESRDLYKRRATSKVIAHVYRSRYGEPNVGPKSAQLQQMILEDLRVSASYMKCHRAKGKAIENTIGNPEESYLDLASYFERLKATNPDTVTAIETELDNLNQTRFLYAFLSFGASIHGFRRVRPVLIIDGTHLSGKYKGVLLTASGQDGNFQVFPLAFAVVDGETDEAWHWFLTKVERIIADSNALTIISDRHASILKAKQIVFPKAHHGACIVHIMRNVVSRYKNKGLAKMVCLVNIP; this comes from the exons CCGACATGAATCTCTCGGAGTTAAAAACCAACGTTACGAAGGAGTTCTTCACGGAAACAGAGATCGGAGCTCCTCCTGTCTTGAGTTACTGGCCTCCTAATACCAAAGAGCTTGTCACCGGGGTAACTACACCGCCAGTCATAATGACAAATGATGGTGCTCTTGCATATTTCTTTCTTCACTTGGAAGCTCACCGAACAATGAACATGTTTGTCACTTTCGAAGCCATTGCAGTCACCCAACAACGTAGTCAAGTGGCCGAGAATCCCTTACCCTTCACCACACCTAATCAACCTATCAAAAGCAACCTCAACCCGTTTCGTCCCCCTTCCACCGCATCCTCCAAAATCCCATCATTCTCCCTTTTTGAAGACGACGACCTCATTGCAGACACACCCACTTATCACCCCCTTGTTAACAACACCCCCCCACATTTTGGAGGTACCTCTCTGGACGACCCTGGTCCTCCCAAAAAACATCGTTTTTCTCTCAACGATGAGACTCTCTCATGTGGAGATGAGATGTTGGAACAAATGTTCAAGGAAGACCCTGATAACATCCCCGATAGTTGGTTAGAAGTCGAGGACGAGGACACTCCCTCAGAAAGCTCCCAACCCCCCGACACCGATGGTGTTCCGCCTGCAGCCTATGATCACGATTTTTGGGATCCTTTATTAGATGAACACCTCGGCGCATCAGATGTAGCTGAGGTAATGGCCGGGATTCAAGTTCCCAAAACTGCCCCCCACATAATACACTGCACCACTGGCAATGCTTTCGATCATACAGTCCTTTTATCTGGTGAGGAGACTACTGATTGGAAGAAAGATCTAAACTTTCACGGTGTACACCAGAGGGAACGTCCACATGGACAATCTTCATCCAAGTCCACATCCACTCCACATTCAGATGGGTCCACGCGTACACCTTATTCTATGTACACCGATCGTCCTCAACAAAGCACCCCCATACCGCCAGTGCGCGAGACACGCCCACTCTCTGAAATTAGCGATGAGGAATTCGACGTACCTCCTCTCTTTGACGACATCTCATACGAAGCTGATGACGTCCCTGACCTGAACTTCGACGACCCCGACGAAGAACCAACAGTGGGCAAGCTATATGCATCTAAGCAGGACTGTCAAATTGCCTTAGCTATCTACGCAATTAAGGAACGTTTCCACTTCAGGCAAACTCGCACCACAAGGCATTCATTTGTTCTTAGTTGCCACGACACTCACTGTGACTGGCGGATATTAGCACAAGAGCTCACCACTTGTGGGTACTACACTATCAAAAAGGCGAACCTTGTACATATTTGCCCGTTCGAATCTCGCGACCTTTACAAAAGACGAGCAACATCCAAAGTTATTGCCCACGTCTATCGTTCCCGCTATGGAGAACCAAATGTTGGACCCAAATCAGCGCAGCTGCAGCAGATGATTTTGGAAGACCTACGTGTTTCTGCTTCATATATGAAGTGCCACAGGGCAAAAGGAAAAGCCATAGAAAACACCATCGGTAATCCAGAGGAATCCTATCTGGACCTTGCTTCATACTTTGAACGTCTGAAAGCCACAAACCCTGACACAGTCACAGCCATTGAAACAGAATTAGATAACCTGAATCAGACTCGTTTCCTTTATGCTTTTCTATCTTTTGGAGCTTCCATCCATGGTTTCCGTCGAGTCCGACCTGTTCTCATCATCGATGGCACACATCTCTCCGGGAAATACAAAGGTGTTCTCCTCACGGCTAGTGGCCAAGATGGCAACTTCCAG GTATTCCCCTTGGCTTTCGCTGTTGTTGACGGGGAGACCGACGAGGCTTGGCACTGGTTCCTTACTAAAGTGGAAAGGATAATTGCTGATTCTAACGCCCTCACCATCATTTCTGACCGTCATGCCTCTATTCTAAAAGCCAAGCAGATCGTGTTCCCCAAAGCACACCATGGGGCATGTATTGTACACATTATGCGGAACGTTGTCTCCCGTTACAAGAACAAAGGGTTGGCTAAGATGGT TTGCCTTGTCAACATCCCGTGA
- the LOC117134269 gene encoding uncharacterized protein LOC117134269 translates to MAHSKVLHINARGYDLDNEFFIDLGTPCKWVTSTHMDVMMEYVGSLHAETLRKNRAMFVDPWFSAHLQGKGRSFRAARRKTLIAADSRATKFLTTEGKQWGVDVDTLYAPMIWDGDHWVGLCIRLTTWDVLVLDPRPGYKSVEEVATLMAPVVEMLPYLAKKVCPADAIGEHQLVPFHVERVAGLYENRRSGDCGPVAAKFMEIHATGDGIARMAGLNDDLVSIFRKQYAMEIYKDWVLPLYM, encoded by the exons ATGGCGCATTCAAAAGT GTTGCATATAAATGCGCGTGGATATGATTTGGATAACGAGTTTTTCATTGACCTGGGCACACCATGTAAATGGGTGACAAGCACA CATATGGATGTTATGATGGAGTACGTGGGTAGTCTACATGCGGAGACTTTGAGAAAGAACCGGGCGATGTTCGTCGACCCTTGGTTTTCGGCCCATTTGCAAGGGAAGGGGAGATCTTTTAGAGCGGCTAGACGGAAAACACTCATTGCGGCTGATTCAAGGGCGACAAAGTTTCTGACAACTGAGGGGAAGCAGTGGGGTGTGGATGTAGACACATTGTACGCCCCTATGATTTGGGATGGAGACCACTGGGTAGGGCTTTGCATAAGGCTGACAACCTGGGATGTTCTTGTTCTGGATCCGCGTCCCGGTTATAAATCTGTTGAGGAAGTGGCAACGCTCATGGCGCCAGTTGTAGAGATGCTTCCGTATCTTGCGAAGAAGGTGTGTCCAGCGGACGCTATTGGGGAGCATCAGCTTGTGCCTTTTCATGTTGAGAGGGTAGCTGGACTGTACGAGAACCGACGCAGTGGGGACTGCGGGCCAGTGGCAGCCAAGTTCATGGAAATCCATGCTACGGGGGATGGTATAGCAAGGATGGCTGGCTTGAATGATGATCTTGTTAGTATATTCCGGAAGCAATATGCGATGGAGATTTACAAGGACTGGGTCTTGCCTTTGTATATGTGA
- the LOC117134268 gene encoding uncharacterized protein LOC117134268, with translation MSKRRSIRGEETGAANASARRRSLRGKEIAEDSTEVEDVKESLPGRLFATDRFPSERVNTYSTTDFLLCVRDLLKGSVEMGQILGSCFGRLFSLPVRRMLAGKVVHGMLTRQVVTKKKYELWPVFGGKPFRFSLVEFGEVTGLPCGEFEEGYSIDYELPQTEENYTYWEKLIGPDRDVLVEDLVRMVADEAEMPGWRKLRLCLIIIVDGVLVPNAQKPKPSLKHVNLVKNLKKFFAFQWGRESFLAAIRTMLPGPKVMGKCEDPNGDFCKKLRQKTVRLLGFPQALQLVAFEVIPRLLVQAGGDDSVTLMNFPGKVLPQHSGLNVCDLREAEHDPAVCFFFSCTRAHTFVDIAYGVHCRVYAVN, from the exons ATGTCGAAGCGGCGAAGTATACGTGGGGAAGAGACGGGGGCAGCGAACGCGAGCGCACGGAGGCGGAGCCTTCGTGGGAAAGAAATTGCTGagg ATTCGACGGAGGTGGAGGACGTTAAAGAAAGTCTACCCGGAAGGCTATTTGCAACAGACCGCTTTCCTAGTGAGAGGGTTAATACGTATTCGACCACAGATTTCCTGCTTTGTGTCAGGGATTTGCTTAAGGGTAGTGTTGAAATGGGGCAAATATTGGGCTCTTGCTTCGGGAGGCTGTTTAGTTTGCCTGTACGCCGGATGTTGGCGGGTAAAGTGGTTCACGGGATGTTGACAAGGCAAGTCGTCACGAAGAAGAAGTACGAACTGTGGCCGGTGTTTGGAGGGAAACCTTTCAGGTTCTCGTTGGTGGAATTTGGGGAAGTAACTGGGTTGCCCTGTGGTGAGTTTGAAGAAGGCTACAGTATCGACTACGAGTTGCCTCAGACAGAGGAGAACTACACGTACTGGGAGAAATTGATCGGTCCAGACCGTGATGTACTAGTTGAAGATCTCGTTAGGATGGTTGCAGACGAAGCAGAGATGCCGGGTTGGAGGAAATTGCGTCTGTGTTTGATTATAATTGTCGATGGTGTGCTTGTTCCGAACGCGCAAAAACCGAAGCCTAGTCTGAAGCATGTGAATTTGGTGAAGAATCTTAAGAAGTTCTTTGCTTTCCAGTGGGGCAGGGAGTCTTTTCTGGCGGCTATTAGAACGATGTTGCCAGGCCCGAAGGTAATGGGGAAGTGCGAGGACCCCAATGGTGATTTCTGTAAGAAGCTCAGACAAAAGACTGTCAGATTATTGGGTTTCCCCCAGGCTCTTCAGTTGGTTGCTTTCGAGGTGATCCCACGACTTCTTGTCCAGGCAGGTGGCGATGATAGTGTAACGCTGATGAATTTTCCTGGGAAGGTTTTGCCTCAACACTCCGGACTGAATGTCTGTGATTTGCGGGAAGCTGAGCATGATCCCgcggtatgttttttttttagttgtacGCGAGCACACACTTTTGTGGACATAGCTTATGGTGTACATTGCCGTGTGTACGCAGTCAACTGA
- the LOC103866728 gene encoding F-box/kelch-repeat protein At4g38940 isoform X1, translated as MSPLIPPLPDDVTVDIIARVPISHYPTLNRVSKSFRKLIASSTLYKRRSQLGITQHRIYAVLRSRNPQTRDYFNFYILHRKLNSRNRLVLVESLPLMSYLGKYVPVGSKVYVFNDLDALSIDCTSHKSHLISDIPQRMSYKVANAVDRKVYLIGGLFFSDESGSLKSAVTVFDTETQSWEPKLVKEDMPVGLGPFLYDSVVMEGKIYMKDYCKGNSFVYEPEERKWGLMDEVLNSKEEWERACVVDDILYNHDVSENVLRAYDPKQSCWSVVNGLEKFLAVETARSRWSRTVNYGAEKLALFFHKNQDGKDVIFCAEIALERRQGGGIWGEMESCDVVIEDRLFYRIKFVTVTV; from the coding sequence ATGTCTCCTCTGATTCCGCCACTTCCAGACGACGTTACCGTTGACATCATAGCTCGTGTACCCATAAGCCATTACCCGACTCTCAACCGCGTTTCCAAGAGTTTCAGGAAACTCATTGCCTCTTCTACGCTCTACAAGAGGCGATCCCAGCTAGGCATCACCCAACACCGTATCTATGCTGTCCTCCGCAGCCGCAACCCCCAAACTCGTGACTATTTCAACTTCTACATTCTCCACAGGAAACTCAACTCCAGAAACCGCTTGGTCCTCGTCGAATCACTTCCTCTCATGTCTTACCTTGGAAAATATGTCCCGGTTGGTTCGAAGGTGTACGTGTTTAACGATCTCGATGCGCTCAGCATTGACTGCACCTCTCACAAGTCTCACCTCATCTCTGACATTCCTCAGCGCATGTCTTATAAAGTTGCTAATGCCGTCGACAGGAAGGTTTACCTGATTGGTGGTCTTTTTTTTTCGGATGAAAGTGGGTCGTTGAAGAGTGCAGTCACGGTGTTTGACACAGAAACACAATCATGGGAGCCTAAGTTGGTAAAGGAAGACATGCCTGTAGGTCTTGGTCCCTTTTTGTATGATTCTGTGGTGATGGAGGGTAAGATTTACATGAAAGATTACTGCAAGGGAAACTCTTTTGTTTATGAACCAGAGGAAAGGAAATGGGGATTGATGGACGAGGTGTTGAACTCTAAGGAAGAGTGGGAGAGGGCATGCGTGGTTGATGATATCCTCTACAATCACGATGTGTCTGAGAATGTTTTGAGGGCGTATGATCCAAAGCAGAGCTGTTGGAGTGTTGTCAACGGTTTGGAGAAGTTTTTGGCTGTGGAGACTGCTCGTTCAAGGTGGTCTAGAACTGTTAACTACGGCGCGGAGAAGCTGGCTCTCTTCTTTCATAAAAACCAAGACGGCAAAGACGTCATTTTCTGTGCTGAGATTGCTTTGGAAAGGCGCCAAGGAGGAGGAATTTGGGGTGAGATGGAGTCGTGTGATGTTGTGATTGAGGATAGGCTGTTTTACCGGATCAAATTTGTTACTGTTACCGTTTGA
- the LOC103866733 gene encoding signal recognition particle 14 kDa protein, producing MVLLQLDPFLNELTSMFEKSKEKGSVWVTLKRSSLKSKLQKRKLSSAGESIEYRCLIRATDAKKTISTSVGAKDHLRFQASYATILKAHMTALKKRERKDRKKSTEAEKKEGTSTTTKPKKP from the exons ATG gttttaCTACAGTTAGATCCGTTCCTCAATGAACTGACGAGCATGTTCGAGAAAAGCAAAGAGAAAGGTTCTGTGTGGGTTACTTTGAAACGAT CATCTTTGAAGTCTAAGCTGCAGAAGAGGAAACTGAGCTCTGCTGGAGAGTCCATTGAGTACAGATGTCTTATTCGAGCTACTGACGCAAAGAAAACTATTTCTACTTCG GTTGGGGCTAAGGATCATCTGAGATTTCAAGCATCTTATGCCACCATTCTTAAGGCTCACATGACTGCTTTGAAGAAGAGGGAGAGGAAAGACCGTAAGAAATCTACAGAGGCAGAGAAGAAAGAAGGCACTTCAACCACCACTAAACCCAAGAAGCCCTGA
- the LOC103866735 gene encoding protein IQ-DOMAIN 14 isoform X1, with protein MGKKGSWFSAIKRVFTPHSKEKLGNEAERKNVKEKRKKGFGKLRRGEPSSIEKIFGEAERDHNLFFRPSTPPPDPDRSNPPSYSPPPLRPASPQLPSPRVASPRAASPKPLPPPRADLPRLDSPKPSEPSSASASAPPPPLKPASTRVPSQRITPPIVPSPRPTSPRVVSPQAVPQKLPSPRADPLRLNNPRPSSPKPPSPRADPPRLDSPRPPSPGAEPPRLDAPRPTTPRPPSPRADPPRLDAPRPITPRPPSPRPVSPRPVQRREIVSRPEPTLLVQHASARKIQAAFRGYMARRSFRALKGLVRLQGVVRGHSVKRQTVNAMKYMQQLVRVQSQIQSRRIKTLENKAQAERDEAKWAAASEAGNGNWDDSVLTKEERDARSQRKTDAVIKRERSMAYAYSHKLWKNSPKSAASTGGLPLWWNWMDRQLPLASPAPSHRDYRLTPTRLSPSPLSHHFRHDSNFDTSTPKSSRSTLLTPSRPIRTGTSRYSRGRGQDSPFTDNDSLTSCPPLPSYMAPTVSARAKVRPSSNPKERVMGTPSSVGSERRRMSYPPTQQGMDTFRWNKGSLVMSNSGSQRGGGGPGSPGGVVLEKHKTLKSVGNLSIGSSNVSMPDGRKRFNRYV; from the exons ATGGGGAAGAAAGGAAGCTGGTTTTCTGCAATTAAAAGGGTTTTTACTCCACATTCCAAAGAGAAGCTAGGCAAT GAGGCAGAGAGAAAGAATGTaaaagagaagaggaagaaaggTTTTGGGAAGCTAAGGCGTGGAGAGCCTAGTAGCATTGAGAAGATCTTTGGCGAGGCTGAGAGAGACCACAATCTTTTCTTCAGGCCTTCTACTCCTCCTCCTGATCCTGACCGATCAAATCCACCCTCAtactctcctcctcctctcagGCCTGCTTCTCCTCAGCTTCCTTCTCCAAGAGTTGCTTCACCACGAGCCGCTTCTCCAAAGCCTCTTCCTCCTCCCAGAGCAGACCTTCCAAGGTTGGATTCTCCAAAGCCCTCTGAGCCATCATCAGCCTCTGCCagtgctcctcctcctcctctgaaGCCTGCTTCTACTCGTGTTCCTTCTCAGAGAATTACCCCTCCCATTGTTCCTTCTCCAAGACCAACTTCACCAAGAGTTGTCTCCCCACAAGCAGTCCCTCAAAAGCTGCCGTCTCCAAGAGCAGACCCGCTAAGATTGAATAATCCTAGACCATCTTCACCAAAGCCTCCTTCTCCAAGAGCAGACCCACCACGGTTGGATTCTCCAAGACCTCCTTCTCCAGGAGCAGAACCACCAAGACTTGATGCTCCAAGGCCCACTACGCCTAGGCCTCCTTCTCCTAGAGCAGATCCACCAAGATTGGATGCACCAAGGCCCATAACGCCTAGGCCTCCTTCTCCAAGACCCGTTTCACCTAGGCCTGTGCAGCGAAGGGAGATTGTATCTAGACCAGAACCAACTCTCTTGGTCCAACATGCTTCTGCAAGAAAGATCCAAGCAGCTTTCAGAGGCTACATG GCAAGGAGGAGTTTCAGAGCTCTCAAAGGACTAGTCAGGCTTCAAGGAGTAGTGAGAGGACACAGCGTGAAGCGTCAGACAGTAAATGCAATGAAGTACATGCAGCAACTGGTCCGTGTCCAGTCCCAGATTCAGTCACGCCGCATCAAAACGTTGGAAAACAAAGCGCAGGCTGAGAGAGACGAAGCTAAATGGGCTGCAGCATCAGAGGCTGGTAATGGTAACTGGGACGACAGTGTGctgacaaaagaagaaagagacgCAAGATCTCAGAGAAAGACTGATGCAGTCATCAAAAGAGAACGGTCCATGGCATATGCATATTCTCACAAG TTGTGGAAGAACAGTCCCAAGTCTGCAGCGTCTACAGGTGGGCTACCTCTATGGTGGAACTGGATGGATCGGCAGCTTCCTCTAGCTAGTCCTGCACCGAGCCACAGAGACTACAGGCTAACACCAACAAGACTGAGTCCAAGCCCTCTGTCTCACCATTTCAGGCATGACAGCAACTTCGACACTTCCACACCAAAATCGTCTAGGTCCACACTCCTCACTCCGTCAAGACCCATCCGCACAGGCACATCAAGATACTCTAGAGGAAGAGGGCAAGATTCTCCTTTCACAGACAATGACAGCCTCACAAGCTGCCCTCCTCTCCCTAGCTACATGGCTCCAACGGTCTCTGCCAGAGCTAAAGTTAGACCAAGCAGCAATCCGAAGGAGAGAGTGATGGGTACACCGTCATCGGTTGGAAGCGAGAGGAGGAGAATGTCTTATCCACCGACACAACAAGGTATGGATACGTTTAGATGGAACAAAGGATCATTGGTCATGAGCAACAGTGGCAGCCAGAGAGGTGGTGGTGGTCCTGGTTCACCTGGAGGTGTGGTTCTTGAGAAGCACAAGACACTTAAATCAGTAGGGAATTTGAGCATTGGTTCTTCTAATGTCTCGATGCCAGATGGTAGGAAGCGGTTTAACAGATATGTGTGA
- the LOC103866735 gene encoding protein IQ-DOMAIN 14 isoform X2, with translation MGKKGSWFSAIKRVFTPHSKEKLGNEAERKNVKEKRKKGFGKLRRGEPSSIEKIFGEAERDHNLFFRPSTPPPDPDRSNPPSYSPPPLRPASPQLPSPRVASPRAASPKLPSPRPTSPRVVSPQAVPQKLPSPRADPLRLNNPRPSSPKPPSPRADPPRLDSPRPPSPGAEPPRLDAPRPTTPRPPSPRADPPRLDAPRPITPRPPSPRPVSPRPVQRREIVSRPEPTLLVQHASARKIQAAFRGYMARRSFRALKGLVRLQGVVRGHSVKRQTVNAMKYMQQLVRVQSQIQSRRIKTLENKAQAERDEAKWAAASEAGNGNWDDSVLTKEERDARSQRKTDAVIKRERSMAYAYSHKLWKNSPKSAASTGGLPLWWNWMDRQLPLASPAPSHRDYRLTPTRLSPSPLSHHFRHDSNFDTSTPKSSRSTLLTPSRPIRTGTSRYSRGRGQDSPFTDNDSLTSCPPLPSYMAPTVSARAKVRPSSNPKERVMGTPSSVGSERRRMSYPPTQQGMDTFRWNKGSLVMSNSGSQRGGGGPGSPGGVVLEKHKTLKSVGNLSIGSSNVSMPDGRKRFNRYV, from the exons ATGGGGAAGAAAGGAAGCTGGTTTTCTGCAATTAAAAGGGTTTTTACTCCACATTCCAAAGAGAAGCTAGGCAAT GAGGCAGAGAGAAAGAATGTaaaagagaagaggaagaaaggTTTTGGGAAGCTAAGGCGTGGAGAGCCTAGTAGCATTGAGAAGATCTTTGGCGAGGCTGAGAGAGACCACAATCTTTTCTTCAGGCCTTCTACTCCTCCTCCTGATCCTGACCGATCAAATCCACCCTCAtactctcctcctcctctcagGCCTGCTTCTCCTCAGCTTCCTTCTCCAAGAGTTGCTTCACCACGAGCCGCTTCTCCAAAGC TTCCTTCTCCAAGACCAACTTCACCAAGAGTTGTCTCCCCACAAGCAGTCCCTCAAAAGCTGCCGTCTCCAAGAGCAGACCCGCTAAGATTGAATAATCCTAGACCATCTTCACCAAAGCCTCCTTCTCCAAGAGCAGACCCACCACGGTTGGATTCTCCAAGACCTCCTTCTCCAGGAGCAGAACCACCAAGACTTGATGCTCCAAGGCCCACTACGCCTAGGCCTCCTTCTCCTAGAGCAGATCCACCAAGATTGGATGCACCAAGGCCCATAACGCCTAGGCCTCCTTCTCCAAGACCCGTTTCACCTAGGCCTGTGCAGCGAAGGGAGATTGTATCTAGACCAGAACCAACTCTCTTGGTCCAACATGCTTCTGCAAGAAAGATCCAAGCAGCTTTCAGAGGCTACATG GCAAGGAGGAGTTTCAGAGCTCTCAAAGGACTAGTCAGGCTTCAAGGAGTAGTGAGAGGACACAGCGTGAAGCGTCAGACAGTAAATGCAATGAAGTACATGCAGCAACTGGTCCGTGTCCAGTCCCAGATTCAGTCACGCCGCATCAAAACGTTGGAAAACAAAGCGCAGGCTGAGAGAGACGAAGCTAAATGGGCTGCAGCATCAGAGGCTGGTAATGGTAACTGGGACGACAGTGTGctgacaaaagaagaaagagacgCAAGATCTCAGAGAAAGACTGATGCAGTCATCAAAAGAGAACGGTCCATGGCATATGCATATTCTCACAAG TTGTGGAAGAACAGTCCCAAGTCTGCAGCGTCTACAGGTGGGCTACCTCTATGGTGGAACTGGATGGATCGGCAGCTTCCTCTAGCTAGTCCTGCACCGAGCCACAGAGACTACAGGCTAACACCAACAAGACTGAGTCCAAGCCCTCTGTCTCACCATTTCAGGCATGACAGCAACTTCGACACTTCCACACCAAAATCGTCTAGGTCCACACTCCTCACTCCGTCAAGACCCATCCGCACAGGCACATCAAGATACTCTAGAGGAAGAGGGCAAGATTCTCCTTTCACAGACAATGACAGCCTCACAAGCTGCCCTCCTCTCCCTAGCTACATGGCTCCAACGGTCTCTGCCAGAGCTAAAGTTAGACCAAGCAGCAATCCGAAGGAGAGAGTGATGGGTACACCGTCATCGGTTGGAAGCGAGAGGAGGAGAATGTCTTATCCACCGACACAACAAGGTATGGATACGTTTAGATGGAACAAAGGATCATTGGTCATGAGCAACAGTGGCAGCCAGAGAGGTGGTGGTGGTCCTGGTTCACCTGGAGGTGTGGTTCTTGAGAAGCACAAGACACTTAAATCAGTAGGGAATTTGAGCATTGGTTCTTCTAATGTCTCGATGCCAGATGGTAGGAAGCGGTTTAACAGATATGTGTGA